The DNA segment GTCCGTCATTGCCGCAGGATTGGATCACCAGCATCATCGCTATGACGAGAAGGACGCCCCAACGTGCCTTCATGTGTCCCCCCTCATGGTGGGTGCGATTATACGCCGTCCCGGGACAGATGTTTGAGTCGGTCGGCGTGCTCTTCCCAGTTTTGGCCATCGAAATCCGAGATACTGACTCCGGCAACGGTTTCCCGGTCGAGGCAGCGAACGTTGACGCTGATGCCATCGGGGTTGGAACGGGGAATGTAGAACGACTTGATGCCGCAGGTTCTGCAGAAGTGGTGCTTGGCGATTCCCGTGTTGAAGGTGTAGGTGGCGAGTTCTCCCTCGCCTTGGATGAGGCGGAAGCGTGCCGACGGAACGATGAGATGGAGGTAGGCGGTCATCGAACAGATAGAACAGTTGCAGAGCTGCGCCTCGAGTCTGGCTGGAGCGTCGACTTCGAAGCGGACCTTGCCGCAGTGGCAGCCGCCGTGGTGAGTTACGAGCCGATCCTCATCTTTCATGGCCTTCAGAGTAGCTGGTCGTCCGCGATTCCCTGGATGTTGGATTTTCGATCTGTGATCCGCCCACCCAGCTGCATTCGCGCCTCGGGCCTCGCCGCCGCAAGCCTTTTGATCCATCAGCAGCGTGATCCATGGCCTGTCGGCCATCCAGCGTCCAACATCCAACATCTAACATCCAATTTCCGACGTTCATCTACCACGGAGCTAGCTTACCGATAGTCGTCACGGGCAGGCGAGAAGACGTCGATGATCTTGCAGGTCGTGATGGAGTGGCCGGAGTGGACGGCGTCGGGAGGGATCACCTGGTAGTGGCCGGAAGTCAGAATTCCCGGCTGTCCGTCGACGGTGAGCTCGAACTCGCCCTCGATGACGTTGCAAATCTGCTCGTGGGGGTGTGAGTGCTCGGGGAGGTCGACATCCGGTTCGAAGTGCCAGTGGGCGATTGTCATCCGATTCGAGTGAACGAAGCGCACCCGGGTG comes from the Acidobacteriota bacterium genome and includes:
- a CDS encoding cupin domain-containing protein translates to MKLVDLEEQELIPGTRVRFVHSNRMTIAHWHFEPDVDLPEHSHPHEQICNVIEGEFELTVDGQPGILTSGHYQVIPPDAVHSGHSITTCKIIDVFSPARDDYR
- a CDS encoding GFA family protein, with protein sequence MKDEDRLVTHHGGCHCGKVRFEVDAPARLEAQLCNCSICSMTAYLHLIVPSARFRLIQGEGELATYTFNTGIAKHHFCRTCGIKSFYIPRSNPDGISVNVRCLDRETVAGVSISDFDGQNWEEHADRLKHLSRDGV